A single Lolium perenne isolate Kyuss_39 chromosome 6, Kyuss_2.0, whole genome shotgun sequence DNA region contains:
- the LOC127308709 gene encoding serine/threonine-protein kinase STY46, whose product MAVDESPSPPLQPEIGAGGRRTDKQGRRLEVYNEVLARLRADAAGADEISPAFQDALWAHFHRLPARYALDVNAERAEDVVTHQRLLEEARDPQRRPALAVRVVQVSRIIDGDVDDSFDPKVEMAASDRLASQMVHPPPAFGSSSNLEALVLDANESDACSTNVNDDNSVHLVVRPMHEIAFATTDKPKLLSQLTCLLGELGLDIQEAHAFSTIDGYSLDVFVVTGWRLGGTKQLQEKLLEKFRSIEAQAWPVSSSSPPSLEGLQVGENVPSTSVKIPTDGGDVWEIDLKLLKFGNKVASGSNGDLYRGSYCSQDVAIKVVRPERISADMYRDFAQEVYIMRKVRHKNVVQFIGACTRQPNLYIITDFMSGGSVYDYLHKKNSSFKLPEILKMATDIAKGMNYLHQNNIIHRDLKTANLLMDENKVVKVADFGVARVKDQSGVMTAETGTYRWMAPEVIEHKPYDHKADIFSFGIVVWELLTGKIPYDYLTPLQAAIGVVQKGIRPTVPKDTHPKLTELLQKCWHRDSAERPDFSQILEILERLSKEVRADGDGRQKTKSGFLSALKRSH is encoded by the exons ATGGCCGTGGATgaatcgccgtcgccgccgctgcagCCGGAAATCGGCGCTGGGGGGCGGCGTACGGACAAGCAGGGCCGCCGCCTTGAGGTGTACAACGAGGTGCTCGCCCGCCTTCGCGCCGACGCCGCCGGCGCGGATGAGATATCCCCCGCCTTCCAGGACGCGCTCTGGGCGCACTTTCACCGTCTCCCCGCCAG GTACGCGCTGGACGTGAACGCGGAGAGGGCGGAGGACGTGGTGACGCACCAGCGGCTGCTCGAGGAGGCGCGCGACCCGCAGCGCCGGCCCGCCCTTGCGGTGCGCGTCGTTCAG GTGTCTAGGATTATCGACGGTGATGTGGATGATTCCTTCGATCCCAAGGTGGAGATGGCTGCATCCGACCGCTTGGCTAGCCAAAT GGTCCATCCACCTCCGGCATTCGGTTCTTCCTCCAATCTAGAGGCGCTAGTGCTTGACGCAAACGAGTCTGATGCTTGCAGCACCAATGTCAACGATGATAACAGTGTTCATCTTGTTGTCAG GCCAATGCATGAGATAGCCTTTGCAACAACTGATAAGCCAAAGCTCCTAAGTCAG CTGACTTGTTTGCTTGGTGAGCTCGGTCTTGACATCCAAGAAGCACACGCATTTTCGACTATTGATGGATACTCATTGGATGTGTTCGTTGTCACTGGTTGGCGTCTTGGG GGTACTAAGCAGCTGCAAGAAAAGTTACTGGAGAAATTTCGCAGTATTGAG GCACAAGCTTGGCCGGTTTCAagctcatcaccaccatcactagAAGGTCTGCAAGTTGGAGAGAATGTGCCATCTACTAGTGTGAAAATACCAACAGATGGTGGAGATGTTTGGGAAATAGACCTGAAGCTGCTCAAGTTTGGGAACAAGGTTGCTTCTGGATCTAACGGCGACCT CTACCGTGGATCATACTGCAGTCAGGATGTTGCCATTAAAGTAGTGAGACCAGAGCGCATCAGCGCAGATATGTACCGAGATTTTGCGCAGGAAGTATACATTATGAG AAAGGTTCGTCACAAGAATGTTGTGCAGTTTATTGGCGCATGTACAAGACAGCCCAACTTATATATTATAACAG ATTTCATGTCAGGAGGGAGTGTGTACGATTACCTCCACAAAAAGAACAGTTCTTTCAAGCTTCCAGAAATTCTCAAAATGGCAACGGACATTGCTAAAGGAATGAATTACCTGCATCAGAACAACATAATTCACCGAGATCTCAAGACTGCAAATCTTCTCATGGATGAAAATAAG GTTGTCAAGGTTGCTGATTTTGGTGTTGCACGTGTGAAAGATCAATCTGGAGTGATGACTGCAGAGACTGGAACTTACCGTTGGATGGCACCTGAG GTCATAGAGCACAAACCGTATGATCACAAAGCAGATATTTTCAGCTTTGGTATTGTTGTGTGGGAGTTGCTGACTGGCAAG ATCCCTTATGATTACCTAACACCACTCCAAGCAGCAATAGGTGTTGTTCAGAAG GGAATCAGGCCAACAGTTCCAAAAGATACCCACCCCAAGCTAACCGAGCTGCTCCAAAAATGTTGGCATAGAGATTCAGCCGAGAGGCCCGACTTCTCCCAGATACTGGAGATTCTCGAAAGACTCTCCAAAGAG GTGAGAGCCGATGGTGATGGTCGCCAGAAAACAAAGTCCGGCTTCCTTTCAGCTCTAAAGAGAAGCCACTAG